The Mucilaginibacter terrae region AATTTGCCTAACCTTGCGGCTGTTAATCAAGGCTTTGAGTTCTTCAATACCTTTGCCGGCATTGGCTGCCAGCTTTTCGAGGCCGCTTAGGGTTTTGCTGTAATAAGATTCCTGTTTTTGTTGTTTGCTTAAACGGCTTTCAATGGCGTTCAGCAATTCAACATCATCAAATGGTTTGGTGAGGTAATCATCGGCACCCATTTCCATGCCTTTTCTAAAGTCAACCCGTTCGGCCTTGGCGGTTAAAAATATAAATGGAATAGCGTACGTTGCCGGGTTTTTGCTCAGCATGTATAATACGCCGTAGCCATCTAATTCGGGCATCATAATATCACAAAGTATTAAATCGGGTATTTGCTGTATGGCTACATCTACACCAATTTTGCCATGCGCCGCCTGCAATACCTTAAAGCCCGATAGCTCAAGTATTTCGGCTGTACTTTCACGTATGTCGTTGTTGTCTTCGATGATTAAAATGGTCTTCATTTTATAAATTAAATGATAAGGTAAATGCCGTGCCCTCGTTTACCTGACTCCTGAACTGAATTTGTCCGTTCATTAAGCCCACGTATCTGGTAACAATGTTTAAGCCCAAACCCGTTCCCGGAATATTGCCTGTATTGTGCGCCCTGAAAAATGCCTCGAACAAGTGTTTTTGGTCGGTTTCAGGAATTCCTATGCCATTGTCTTTTATGATGATGCTGAGTTTGGTTTCAGTAACCTCGGTGTTGAACTCGATAAAGCTGTTTTCGCCCGAGTATTTAATGGCGTTACCAATGAGGTTGATGATACAATTTTTAAGCAACGATTGGTCGAGATTTACGATGTTGCCCGTACCGCTGTGCTCATAAATAATCATTTGGTTTTGCTTGGCTATAAGCTGCATTTCCTCGGTAATTTCTTCGGCAAACTTTACAATATCAAAGGTGGTATACAACGGCTCAACTTTACCCGCTTCCAGTTTTTCGAGCGATAGGAAATCGTTCAGTATTCCGGTTAAATTACCTACCGAATTTTTGATTTTACCCACATGTTTGGTAATATTCGGGTTATCAAATTGCTGCGCGTATTTTTCAATAAGTGAAGCCGATAACTGTATGGAACTTAACGGTGTACGGAACTCATGTGAAGCCATAGATACAAAACGGCTTTTGAGCTGGCTTAGCTCTTTTTCCTTCTCGAGCGACTGGCTTACTTCTTCCTTGGCCGTTTGTAATGCTTTCAGGCTTTCTTTGAGTGACAGGGTGCGTTCTTCTACCTCATCCTCCAGGTGGGTGGCGTATTCCTTAAGGCGCTCTTCGGCTTCTTTTTCGCGGCTTAGATCATGTATAAAGCCGGTATATATTTTACGCCCCGAATATTGCACCTCGCTTACACCCAGCCTGAACGGAAACACAGTGCCATCTTTGCGCAAGCCTTTCACCTCGCGACCTATGCCTATGATATGTGCCCTGCCCGTTTGCTGATAGCGATTTATATATTCATCGTGGTGCTGCTTATCGGGCGGGGGCATTAAGCTGGATACATTTTTACCAACCACCTCATCGGGGGCATAGCCAAACAGTTTACAAGCCGATGGATTAATGCTCTCAATATTACCGCGTTCATCAATGGTAATTATACCATCAATGGCGTTATCAATTATAGCGGTTAGCAGGGCGGCATTTTCCATGTAGGGATATGAATGTGACACAAATCAAATATCCAAACCTAAAAAATTATACCGAATGATAGCCATCAAAGTAAAATATGACCGGCATCACTTTTTTATTTAGTTGTTTAATTAGCAGCCGCCAGGTTTTTAGCATCGTTACTGATAACCGGCCACCCGTTTTGCCAGTCAATTTTATTGATGATGAGTTTGGATTTGCCTTTATCGGCTGCATCGTAACCATGATATACAAGGTAATCGTTTCCATCGGCACTGCACACACCGTTATGGCCTACGCCGTACCAATCTTTATTTCCCTTGCGCACAACGGTACCGCCGCCTCTGTCCATGCGTTGGCCGTTATTATCCAAATAGGGGCCTCGCACGTTTTTACACCGGGCAACGATCATTTTATAGGTGCTTTTGGGGCCTTTGCAGCAATAGTCGATTGAGGCAAACAAGTAGTAGTAGTTATCCTTCTTAAATATAAAAGGTGCTTCAATGGCATTGCCCCCGGCATCGCGCGGGTTATCATCAATAGCCGGCGCATTAAACCGTGAGCCATCATCCTTTACACGGGTAGCCACGGTTCTTAACTTGTCTGAATGTTTAGCCACCGATAGACGGTCTTTATTGAGCTTTACAATTTTCAATCCGCCCCAAAAAGAACCGAACGTAAGATAAGGCGTTTCGTTTTTCCCTTCGGCGAGGTTAGGGTCTATGGCGTTCCAATTGGTTTTGCCGGGAATGGATTGGATGAGTTTACCATGGTCGGTCCATTTAAAAGCAGGGCTTTCGGTGTTTAAGGTTGGATTAGTAGCCACACCAATGCAAGACGTGTTTTTGCCAAAGGCCGATACCGAATAATAGAGGTAGTATAAGCCGTTATGGTACGAAATATCAGGTGCCCAAATGTGACCTTTAAATCCGGGCACGGCCTCAACAGCCCATTGCTGCGGGGTGGCAAATACCGGCTTTTCCTGTTTCCAATGCACCATATCTGCCGACGACCAGGAGGCTATGCCCATGCCTGTGCAAAACAGATAAAATACCGAATCCTGCTTGATCATCACAGGATCGTGTACACTAATATTGGTACGTAGTTGTGTTTGTGCAAAGATTGATATTGAAGTAAATAACAAGGTAACAATCAATAATATATTTTTCATAATAAGATGGTTAAGCTAAAACTTACCAGTCCAGTTTTAGTAACGAAACACCCTGACGCGGAAGCTCAATATTCACATCAATTTTATTGTTTGTACCAACACTTAGCTTCTTAGGGGCACCCATTGTAGCCAATTGGCCAGCCTTTTCGAGTTGAGCTATTTGTGCAGCGGTAGGCTTTTGCGGTGAACCCATTTTTTTCCAAACCTCGTACGAGTTGCTGTGCTTATCATCAATGCGGTAATGGGTTAAAGTAACCGTTTTAGCAGGTATATTATTAATGGTAACAGCAACCGGTTCGGCCGGTCCTTGCTTATCATCATCGTGATAGTTCCAAATCATTACCCCTGCAGAACGCTCATTTTTGGAGGCCAATACACCAATATCGGTTTGTGGTCCGCGTATGCTCGAATCCATTACGGTTTTAAGCGGGTACATGCGGTTGCTGGTAGCTTCTACACGGTTGCCACCCATTTTGCCAAACATCCTGAATACGTTAAGTACCGGCTTATCTACACCATTGGTAGCCAAATCACGAAATCCATAAAACCAGGGCTGGTTTTCAAACTCAAATGACCATGACACCGCTCCTTTAAAATTTATAGCATATTGATCTTCAAGCTCATATTTGCGCGCAAATGTAGCCGCGGTATAGCTCGAATACATGGTACCGTTACGGTAAGCGTTAGACGGGTTAGTAGCCATGCCGCAAGCTGCACAGCCTTCCGGGTCCGATTCGCCTATGATTAAAGGGATGTTTTTAGTTTGAGGGTATGATGCTGCAATTTTAAACCCGGTAGCAATATCGCGCAGTTGCGGCGACGCATTCATCTGCACCATGTTGCCCACCAACTTAGGATTTCCCTTGGCGTGAAAAGCAAGTAAATCAAGCGGAGAACCAATTTTACTGGTGGCGTAATTTGTATCGGTAAGGCAATGCTTAATAAAAGCATTAGTCCATTGCTGTGCACCACGGCTTGATGTGCCTGCTATATTAATGCCGCCAATTTTTGCGGTTGGCAGTGCGCGTTTAACACCATCGGCAGCATAGTCGTACAATTTAAAAAACTCCTGTTGGGTGCCTTTCCAGTAGTGGCCGTTGGGTTCGTTCCAAACCTCCCAGTACCAGCTTTCTACTTCTTTTTTGCCATAGCGTGCAATACTGTGTTTTACCCACTCGTAAGCCAAATTACCCCACTTTTTATAATCTTTAGGTGGGTAGGCCCAGCCGGTAATTATGTCGGTATATGGGTCGCCGGGTTTCCAGTAATGGCGGTAAGGTTCGGGGTGGGTTGACAGGGCCTGGGGCATAAATCCAATTTGTGCAAAGGGTTTCATACCTCGTTTTACATAGGTATCAAATATGCTGTCAACCAAACGCCAGTTGTAAACCGGATTGCCGTTGGCATCTTCTGTATATGCATTGGTCGATCCCCATTTCAGGGCAGCCTCACCATCGCCAGTTACCAATAAACTATGCGTGCGAACATAAACCGGCACCGGGCTCAATTTTGCAATTTCGGAGAGCAGCTTTTTACCGTCTTTCATATAAGTATAATTAGGCTCATCGTACCCAAACCAGGCCCAAACTGGTTTCATTGGGGCTTTAGTTTTAGCCAGATTTACCTCAATACGTGCCGGAGTTTGCGCAAAACTGGTGGTAGCCCAAAGTAAAGCGCCTATAAACAGCTTTGCTGCCTTAGTTAGTTTAAGCATAGGTTATTACAGGTTTATTTAGTGTCAGAATGACGATTAAAGGTAGGTAATTATATCAGTATACAAAATATTGCTGGCTAATATTATATCAAACCTTGCTTATATACTATAAAGGCCCAACACCATTAAAAACCATTTTTACATTTCAATATTTAACGGATAGTAATAGCTTTGCTTCATTAGCAAACTAACCTTCCTAAAATAAATAAATGTCTGAGCAAGATCAATTACAACTTCCCCCGGTAATATTAGGCACCAGTGGCCTTGGTAACTTATATATAGCACTACCTTACGAGGTAAAGCTTGATATTGTGCGCCAGTTTGTGCTGCATAGTGCCAAACCTGCCGTGTTAGATTCGGCCGGTAAATACGGTGCCGGTTTGGCACTTGAGTCGATAGGGCAGTGCCTTAAAGATTTAAACGTTAATCCCGATGATATCATTATCAGTAATAAACTGGGCTGGTTACGCACCCCGTTAACCACACCCGAGCCAACTTTTGAGCCCGGCGTTTGGGTTGACCTTGAGTACGATGCTGTTCAAAATATAAGCTATAAAGGAATTTTAGAATGCTACAACCAGGGCAATGAGTTGCTGGGCAATTACGAAGCTCAATTTGTTTCGGTGCATGACCCGGATGAGTATCTTAGCGCAGCAACCAATGGAGAGGATAAAACCAAACGCTACCAGGATATATTAGATGCTTACCGGGCGCTACTTGAGTTGAAAGCAGAAGGTAAGGTAAAATCGGTAGGTGTGGGCGCTAAGGATTGGCACAGCATTAAGCAAATTACTAATGATGTAAAGCTGGACTGGGTAATGATAGCCAACAGCATGACCGTGCATAGCCATCCTGAAGATTTACTGGTGTTTATGCAGGAGCTTGAGCAAAAAGGCGTTCTCATTATTAATTCTGCCGTGTTTAACGGCGGCTTTTTAACCGGCGGCGATTACTATAATTATCACTTAATTGATAAAGAAAGTACAGAGGGCACAGCCTTATATAACTGGAGAGACCGTTTTTATGAACTATGCAAAAAACACAGCATTGAGCCAGCCGCCGCATGCGTTCAATTTGGCTTGGCAGCACCCGGCGTAAAAAGTGTAGCACTAAGCACCAGTAGCGCAAAGAGGGTAGAATCAAACCTGCAATTGTCTAAAACCAGCGTTCCTGCTGAGTTTTGGGATATTATGCATGGCGAAGGATTAATAACCGACGAAGGTTTGAGTTTAGTTAAATAATCAATTCTACATATAATTACTACAAATGAAACTGATAAGATTTGGTAATGAGGGCCAGGAAAAACCCGGCGTTTTAATTTATGATAAACGTTATGATGTTTCGGGCTTTATTCCTGATTATAATGAAACGTTTTTTGAAACCGGCGGCCTGGAAAAGTTAAAAGCCATTGTTGAAGAACATGGTACCAATTTGCCGGTTGTAGCCGATGATGAGCGCTTAGGCAGCCCCGTTGCCCGTCCATCTAAAATATTATGTATTGGTCTGAACTACGCCGATCACGCTAAAGAAACCAATGCACCTATACCGCCGGAGCCGGTTATTTTCATGAAAAGCACTACCGCTTTAACCGGTCCTAATGATAATGTAGTTATCCCTAAAAATTCTGTAAAAACCGATTGGGAAGTGGAACTGGCTTTTGTAATTGGCAAAAAAGCCAGTTATGTAGATGAAGCTGATGCAGCAAGCTACGTAGCAGGTTATGTATTGCATAATGATGTATCGGAACGCGAGTTTCAGTTGGAGCGTAACGGCACTTGGGACAAAGGTAAAGGTTGCGATACCTTTGCACCGCTTGGTCCGTTTTTAGCTACAGCCGATGAAATTGCCGACGATAATAACCTTAACCTTTGGTTAGATGTAAATGGCAAACGTATGCAAACTGGTAATACCCAAACGTTTATCTTTAAAATACCGTTCCTAATTTCATATGTAAGCCAGTTTATGACTCTGTTACCAGGCGATGTAATTTCGACAGGTACGCCTGCTGGTGTGGGCCTTGGCTTTAACCCGCCGGTATACCTTAAACCAGGCGATGTTATCGACTTAGGCATTGATGGTTTAGGTACTCAAAGACAAGTGGTAAAAGCTTACGGAGAGTAATTTTTGCTATATAACAACAAAGGCTGTTTCTATATAATAAACAGCCTTTGTTGTTTAAATGAATGGCCTATTAAACCGCCAGCACCTTCACCTCAATATTTCCCCTAACGGCTTTACTATACGGGCATGCACGGTGTGCTTTATCAGCCAGTTGTTGTGTTTCATCCAAACTCATACCGGGTATGTGTACATGTAATTCGGCCGATAGCGCATAAGCGTTATCATCTTTATTAAAGCTTACATGCACTTCGGCCGTTGCTTCACTTACATCAATATTATCTTTTTTGGCTACACTGCCTAAGGCTCCTAAATAGCACGCACCGTATGCACCGGCAAATAATTGCTCGGGGTTAGTGTAAGCACCACTTTCGCCGCCCATTTCCTTGGGTTTGCGCAGGTCGAGATCAATAACTCCGTCTGACGATTTGATATGGCCGTCGCGGCCACCTTTGGCTGTTACTACAGCCGTGTATACTTTCTCCATGGTATATGCTCTTTTTAAAAAACTAACCAATTACAGGTGGTAAAGTTTTATTTGTAATTAAAACAAAATACTAAAATTATTAGTATTTTTGATTTGATATGAATGAGGAAAGGATAACCGAAAAGTTGAATATACTGGCCGATGCCGCCAAATACGATGTATCTTGTGCATCGAGCGGGAGCAAACGCAAGAATGAAAATAAAGGTTTAGGTAATGCCAGCAACGGTATTTGTCATACTTATACAGAGGATGGGCGGTGTGTGTCATTACTTAAAATATTGCTAACCAATCATTGCATTTTCGATTGCGCTTATTGTGTGTCGCGCAGCAGTAATGATATTAAGCGGGCTGCTTTCACCGTGCAGGAAGTGGTTGATTTGACCATCAATTTTTACCGCCGCAACTATATTGAGGGTTTATTTTTGAGTTCGGGTATTTTTAAGGATGCCGATTTTACCATGGAACGGCTGGTACGGGTGGCTAAAAAATTACGCACCGAACATAAGTTCAATGGCTATATCCATTTAAAAACCATACCTGGTGCAAGCGATGAGTTAATGCGTGAAGCCGGACTTTATGCCGATCGCTTGAGCGTAAACCTCGAAATGCCAACAGAAGAAGGCTTAAAACTGCTTGCCCCCGAAAAGAACCGGAAAGACATGATCCAGCCCATGGGGTTCCTCAAAAACGAAATTATACTACGTAAAGAGGAAAAAGCTTTATTTAAAAAAGCGCCAACGTTTGCCCCGGCCGGGCAAAGTACGCAGGTTATTATAGGTGCCACGCCCGAAACCGACGCACAGGTTTTACAAACGGCCAATCACTTTTATAAAAACTTTAATATGAAGCGGGTTTATTATTCGGGCTATGTACCGGTAATGAGTGATAAACGCTTGCCCGCTTTGCATACCAGCGTACCCATGGTGCGCGAAAACCGCCTTTATCAGGCCGATTGGCTGATGCGTTTTTATGGTTTTAAAGTAAACGAAATAGTTGACGGGCAAAACCCGCATCTGGATCTGGACATTGATCCTAAACTGAGCTGGGGTTTGCGTAACCTGCATGTTTTTCCTATTGATATTAATAAGGCCGACCTGCAATTAATTTTAAGAGTGCCGGGCATTGGGCTGCAATCGGCACAAAAAATTGTGAGCGCGCGGCAATACGGTAAACTCAACTGGGATCAGTTGCAAAAAATTGGGGTGGCATTAAATAGGGCCAAGTATTTTATTACCTGCAATAGTCCAAAGTTTGAGCAGCGCGATTTAACAGGTACGGCTATTAAGCAATATATATTGTCGCAATCGCAAAGTAAATATTTAAAGAGTTCGGTAACGCAGTTGAATTTATTTTGATGCGCACCTCGGTCCCTTAAAGAGCAGTAGCTGTAAATTGGGGGTTAGTATTGTTACCAGCGGCAGTGCAGTTTGCGTTAGGGATAGTAGCGTAAAGCCCGGAACGCAGCATAGCGGAGTGAGGACTTGCAGCGGATAGCCCGGGCCGGAGGTAACGCCCAAGGTGGTTAATAGTGAGTAGTTGATTTGGTTGGATAGTTAACAATCATCCTCTTATTTCTAAAAGAGTCAATCATATACTCTCAGAAAAGCCAACTGCTGTGAAAAAATTCGGGAGCACTTGAAATTACTGGAGTGAGACAGATTAAAAGGATAAGAGAAACAAAGTATGGGCTTTGCAAATAGAAAAGATAAATAAGATGACCACGCTGGTGTACGACGGAACGTTTGAGGGGTTGCTTACGGCCGTGTTCGAGATTTACGAACGCAGGCTGCTGCATGTTAAAATTCAAAAAGGAGAGTGGTTAAGCACGGCTCTGTTTGAAGATGTAATAAAGGTAATTACCGATAATAAACGTGCAGGGCGGGTGTTGCAGGGTTTGCAGCAAAAGCTATCGGCAGGAGCAATGCAACGCTTGTATGCTGCCCATATGGCCGGTATAGAAAATGAGGATATTATGCTGGTAGGCTATATCAGGTATGTATTTGATTCGAAGCAGAATGTGGAAGAAGATTATGGGAATAAGTACGTGCTGCGCCTTTCGGAAATGATAAGAATGGTACGGCGCGAGAAGCACCGGATGGAGGCATTTGTACGTTTTCAAAAACTGCAGGATGGCATATTTTACGCGGCCATTGAACCCGATTTTAATGTATTGCCGCTGCTGGGCAAGCATTTTAAAAACCGTTATGCCGATCAGAAATGGATTATATATGACATGCGCCGCAATTATGGCTTGTATTATGATTTACACAACCTCGAATTTATATCGCTCGATTTTGCCACCGGCCGGCCCGATAATGTGATCTCAACCTATACCGAGGATGAAGGGTTGTACCAAAACCTTTGGAAGAACTATTTTAAAAGCGCAAATATTCCGGCGCGTAAAAACACTAAGCTTCACATGCGGCATGTGCCGAAACGTTACTGGCGTTTTTTAACAGAGAAGATTTAATCAAACATTAAAAAATAAATGTCATTATGGAAAACATGTATCAATCATTAATAATTCTGGATTACTTTTCATGGATTTTAATACGTAAAGCTGAGATTATTTATACTAAATCCTTCACTATTTATGATAAACATAAGAAGATTTGGGATGATGACAATTATCACATGCTTTCGCACTCATGTATACTTAATACTTGCTCATTTTTAGAAGAATACAATAATAATTTCGGGGTAAAATCAGAGTCGCAATATCATGATAGAATTCTCTTAGCTAAAAAAATTTCCTCTCCATAAGTGAAAGCTATTAAAATGTGGCCTGGCTTTAACAGTAATAGAAACTTAATAGCACATACGCTAAGAGACAGAGCTGGACAATATGCTTACCTTGATCCTGATCATGAAAAAAGATATATGACTCCCAATGGTGGGATGCAATGGTTATTCATAAGGGATTGCATGATTGGTATAAAAAATATTTTAAATGGTGAGTTTAAACCTGAATTAGAGCAAGCTGTTAAAGAAATTGCAACAAAAATAGATTATAAAGCAAAAGAACCTGAAGTGGTAAGTGGAAATGATTTTGTGAAAACTTTTGCAATGATTGCCAATCAATCTGCAAAAATTGCCCGTGATCATGGGAAAATTTATAATTTAAACATTCCTGATTTTTATGATAACAACAAACCCGCTGTACATTTTGGAATGATGGATAGCTATTAATTATACAAATTTCCATGCCGTGTACGCTTAAATAAATATCTTAGCATGTTTAGTATTAATTCTTCTATCAATTGATACCAACCAAACTACTGATACATGAACAGAGAACTGTTAACCGAGCTTGAAAAAGCTCTTGAAATAACTCCTGATAATATTATTTTGCGTAAACAGGTTGCTAAAGGCTACTTTGCTATTAATGATTTTGAGAGGGCCAAAGAGCACCTCAATCTTGTGCTTAACTATGAGCCAACCGATGAGAATAAGCTGCTTTTAGCTAAGTGCTACCTAAAGTTAAAACATTATACTCCTGGTATTATTATTTGCGAAGAATTGCTGCCCAACAATGACAATGCCGAATTATTAACCGTATACCTACAATTGTTAATTGATTCGGGGCATACCGAGGATGCCATAGCGCAATATCAGGCCTTTATGGTTAAATACCCCAATTGGCACGATACTGATATTGAACGCCAGTTGAAAATACCATCGTTTGAAATGCCCGACGATGACGATTACAATGCTTTTATTGAAAAGCCCGACATCAATTTTAGTCACATAGGTGGTATGGATGAGATCAAAGACGATATTCGTATCAAGATCATCGAACCTTTGGCTAACCCCGAACTGTTTAAGGCCTTTGGTAAAAAAGCTGGCGGCGGTATATTGATGTATGGTCCGCCGGGATGTGGTAAAACTTACTTATCAAGGGCTACTGCGGGCGAAATATCGTCGAAGTTTATGAACATAGGCATTGAAGAAGTGCTGGATATGTGGGTAGGTAACAGCGAAAAAAACCTGCACGAAAAGTTTGAGATAGCCCGGCAGAACAATCCATGTGTAATGTTTTTTGATGAGATTGATGCCTTGGGCAGTAAGCGCAGCGACTTGCGCCAATCGGCCGGGCGAAACCTTATCAACCAGTTTTTACAAGAGATGGACGGCATTGACAGTAAGAATGAAGGCGTACTGATACTGGGTGCAACTAATTCGCCCTGGCATATCGATTCGGCTTTTTTGAGACCGGGCCGCTTTGACCGTATCATATTTGTACCACCGCCCGATTTGAGTGCCCGTACTTCCATAGTTGAAATGATGCTGCGCGATAAACCTGCCGAAAGCATGGATTACGGTAAAATAGCCTCTAAAACTGATGGCTTTAGCGGTGCAGATTTGAAGCTATTAATTGATCTGGCTACCGAAGAGAAACTGCGTCAATCGATGCGGTCGGGTAAAATTGAAAAGATTACCCAAAGCGATGTGCTGAATGCGGTTAAAAAAGTACGCCCATCTACCAAAGAGTGGTTTAATACCGCGCGTAATTACGCTTTATATTCAAATACATCGGGCATGTACGATGATATTAAGGCATACCTGAATTTATAAGATGGACTACCAGTTATTTCAGCAAATTCAGAACCTTATTAACAGGGACAAGATAGACATGGCCCTGAAAATGATCTCGGCTGCGCTAACCGATTATCCTGATTCGGATGAGTTATACAGCCTGCAGGCATCAGCCTATTTAAAGGTAAAAGATTTTAAGCATGCCCAGCAGTCTATTAATACAGGTATCGGCCTTAACCCCGAGAACGATTTTCTGTTTTACCTGAGCGCCCACGTGGCGCTGGAGTATGATAACTATAAGCAAGCCGAAGAGCAAATTGACCAGGCTATCGGGCTAAATCCGTATTCGGCAACATTTTTTGGTACCAAATCGATGATCTTCATCAACCAAAAAAAGTATACCGAAGCCATTGAAGCCGCACTTAGCGGGCTTGACCTGGACCCCGACGACCCGATGTGTAACAACATGCTGTCGATGGCGCAAACGCGGGCAGGCTTGTCGGGAGAGGCATTTAACAGGCTGGAGAATATGCTGGCCGACGACCCCGAGAATGAGCTTACACAAGCCAACACCGGTTATTATTACCTGCGCCAGGGTGATGCGCGTAAGGCCAAAGAGCATTTTGCAGCTGCGCTGAATGCTGATCCTGAATATGATTTTGCACGCACCGGTATGCTGCAAGCTATTAAATCAACCAATTGGTTTTACCGTAAACTGTTGCAGTTTTCATACTGGTTAGACGAAATTAACAGCAAATATCGCTGGGGCTTTATTATAGGTTTGGTACTCATCGTTAAGGTTGTACCTATACTATCTATCCCATACCTCATCTTCGTTTTTTGGACGTGGTTTACCGGGCCGCTTAGCGATATGATCATTTATTTTGACAAGTACGGCCGCTACCTCATGAAGCCGCGCACCATCATGCTCACCCGCATTAATATTGCTGTTTTTACTTTAGGTTTATTATCGCTTGCGGCAGGATTGATGCTGCATGGCAGTTTTTTATTAATGGCATTTGCTTTTTTACTCACTACTATACCTGTATACATATCAGGCGGAATAACCAAGCCGCTCAATCGGTTAGCTTTAGGTGCTTTTGCTCTGGCCTATATTGCTTCTGGTTTATGGGGTGTTTACTTGGGGTATTTTATGAACAAGTCAGTTGAACTTGCGATAACCGCGCTCATTATTTCGGCCGTAATTTTTTCATGGACATTGGCATTTATTAAAAAATAAGCATTTAACATTTTACAAAAATCGCTCAAACAGGTAAAAATGTTAATAACCTGATTGTTAATAA contains the following coding sequences:
- a CDS encoding TIGR03915 family putative DNA repair protein produces the protein MTTLVYDGTFEGLLTAVFEIYERRLLHVKIQKGEWLSTALFEDVIKVITDNKRAGRVLQGLQQKLSAGAMQRLYAAHMAGIENEDIMLVGYIRYVFDSKQNVEEDYGNKYVLRLSEMIRMVRREKHRMEAFVRFQKLQDGIFYAAIEPDFNVLPLLGKHFKNRYADQKWIIYDMRRNYGLYYDLHNLEFISLDFATGRPDNVISTYTEDEGLYQNLWKNYFKSANIPARKNTKLHMRHVPKRYWRFLTEKI
- a CDS encoding AAA family ATPase, which gives rise to MNRELLTELEKALEITPDNIILRKQVAKGYFAINDFERAKEHLNLVLNYEPTDENKLLLAKCYLKLKHYTPGIIICEELLPNNDNAELLTVYLQLLIDSGHTEDAIAQYQAFMVKYPNWHDTDIERQLKIPSFEMPDDDDYNAFIEKPDINFSHIGGMDEIKDDIRIKIIEPLANPELFKAFGKKAGGGILMYGPPGCGKTYLSRATAGEISSKFMNIGIEEVLDMWVGNSEKNLHEKFEIARQNNPCVMFFDEIDALGSKRSDLRQSAGRNLINQFLQEMDGIDSKNEGVLILGATNSPWHIDSAFLRPGRFDRIIFVPPPDLSARTSIVEMMLRDKPAESMDYGKIASKTDGFSGADLKLLIDLATEEKLRQSMRSGKIEKITQSDVLNAVKKVRPSTKEWFNTARNYALYSNTSGMYDDIKAYLNL
- a CDS encoding tetratricopeptide repeat protein, with product MDYQLFQQIQNLINRDKIDMALKMISAALTDYPDSDELYSLQASAYLKVKDFKHAQQSINTGIGLNPENDFLFYLSAHVALEYDNYKQAEEQIDQAIGLNPYSATFFGTKSMIFINQKKYTEAIEAALSGLDLDPDDPMCNNMLSMAQTRAGLSGEAFNRLENMLADDPENELTQANTGYYYLRQGDARKAKEHFAAALNADPEYDFARTGMLQAIKSTNWFYRKLLQFSYWLDEINSKYRWGFIIGLVLIVKVVPILSIPYLIFVFWTWFTGPLSDMIIYFDKYGRYLMKPRTIMLTRINIAVFTLGLLSLAAGLMLHGSFLLMAFAFLLTTIPVYISGGITKPLNRLALGAFALAYIASGLWGVYLGYFMNKSVELAITALIISAVIFSWTLAFIKK